Proteins from a single region of Streptomyces spectabilis:
- a CDS encoding SDR family oxidoreductase codes for MENAQTTPGPLSGKIALVAGATRGAGRAMAVELGRAGATVYVTGRTTRAHVSEVGRSSETIEETADLVTEAGGHGIAVPTDHLDPEQVRALVDRIDAEQHRLDILVNDIWGGDVHVEWDKKMWEHDLDKGLRILRLGVETHIVTSRFALPLLIRNEGGLVVEVTDGTEEYNKRYRKPYYYDLAKAAPLRMARALAEELKEYGCTAVCLSPGWLRSEAMLDTYFKVTEEHWLDGTEQNPHFAISETPTYVGRALAALAADPDVARWNGASLSSGGLAKEYGFTDVDGSAPDAWRYITEVDQESPTADVTGYR; via the coding sequence ATGGAGAACGCACAGACCACCCCGGGACCCCTGTCCGGAAAGATCGCCCTCGTCGCCGGGGCCACGCGCGGGGCCGGGCGCGCCATGGCCGTGGAGCTCGGCCGGGCCGGAGCCACCGTGTACGTGACCGGACGCACGACCCGCGCGCACGTCAGCGAGGTCGGCCGCAGCAGCGAGACCATCGAGGAGACGGCGGACCTTGTGACGGAGGCCGGGGGCCACGGCATCGCGGTCCCCACCGACCACCTCGACCCCGAGCAGGTCCGCGCGCTCGTGGACCGGATCGACGCGGAGCAGCACCGCCTCGACATCCTCGTCAACGACATCTGGGGCGGTGACGTCCACGTCGAGTGGGACAAGAAGATGTGGGAGCACGACCTCGACAAGGGCCTGCGCATCCTGCGCCTCGGCGTCGAGACCCACATCGTGACCAGCCGCTTCGCGCTGCCGCTGCTCATTCGCAACGAGGGCGGCCTGGTCGTCGAGGTCACCGACGGCACCGAGGAGTACAACAAGCGCTACCGCAAGCCCTACTACTACGACCTCGCCAAGGCGGCCCCGCTGCGGATGGCCCGCGCGCTCGCCGAGGAGCTCAAGGAGTACGGCTGCACGGCGGTCTGTCTGAGCCCGGGCTGGCTGCGCTCGGAGGCCATGCTCGACACGTACTTCAAGGTCACCGAGGAGCACTGGCTCGACGGCACCGAGCAGAACCCGCACTTCGCCATCTCCGAGACCCCCACGTACGTGGGCCGTGCCCTGGCCGCGCTCGCCGCCGACCCCGACGTGGCGCGGTGGAACGGCGCGTCGCTGTCCAGCGGCGGACTCGCCAAGGAGTACGGCTTCACGGACGTGGACGGCTCCGCGCCGGACGCCTGGCGGTACATCACGGAGGTCGACCAGGAGAGCCCGACCGCGGACGTGACCGGCTACCGGTAG
- the lipB gene encoding lipoyl(octanoyl) transferase LipB yields the protein MGELRFIRLGFGPEYVEYQEAWDEQRRVHAARFTDEVPDTCLLLEHPPVYTAGRRTAESERPLDGTPVVDVDRGGKITWHGPGQLVGYPIQKLPRPVDVVAHVRRLEEALIRTCAEFGLATTRIEGRSGVWVLGDPVERRPALGGLDLDFDPRLTDDEFDPRLNGPEYAPSNAGQRREDRKVAAIGIRVAKGVTMHGFALNVNPDNTWFDRIVPCGIRDAGVTSIANELGRDLTIADVLPVVEKHLAEILENADLRPRVIEPKPAERVPETALS from the coding sequence GTGGGCGAGTTGCGATTCATCCGGCTGGGCTTCGGCCCGGAGTACGTCGAGTACCAGGAGGCCTGGGACGAGCAGCGCCGCGTGCACGCGGCCCGGTTCACGGACGAGGTGCCGGACACCTGCCTGCTCCTGGAGCACCCGCCGGTCTACACCGCGGGCCGCCGCACGGCCGAGAGCGAGCGCCCGCTGGACGGCACCCCCGTCGTGGACGTGGACCGCGGCGGCAAGATCACCTGGCACGGCCCGGGCCAGCTCGTCGGCTACCCGATCCAGAAGCTGCCCCGCCCGGTGGACGTCGTAGCACATGTACGGCGTCTGGAAGAGGCGCTTATCCGAACGTGTGCCGAGTTCGGCCTGGCCACCACGCGGATCGAGGGCCGCAGCGGCGTCTGGGTCCTCGGCGACCCGGTGGAGCGGCGCCCGGCCCTCGGCGGCCTCGACCTGGACTTCGACCCGCGCCTCACGGACGACGAGTTCGACCCCCGCCTCAACGGCCCGGAGTACGCGCCCTCCAACGCGGGCCAGCGCCGCGAGGACCGCAAGGTCGCCGCGATCGGCATCCGCGTCGCCAAGGGCGTCACCATGCACGGCTTCGCGCTGAACGTGAACCCGGACAACACCTGGTTCGACAGGATCGTCCCGTGCGGCATCCGCGACGCGGGCGTGACGTCGATCGCGAACGAGCTGGGGCGCGACCTCACGATCGCCGACGTCCTGCCGGTGGTGGAGAAGCACCTCGCGGAGATCCTGGAGAACGCGGACCTGCGGCCGCGGGTCATCGAGCCGAAGCCCGCCGAGCGGGTCCCCGAGACGGCCCTCTCCTAG
- a CDS encoding TIGR01777 family oxidoreductase: MEPTRPQPSDSSEQPSRVAVAGASGLIGSALTRSLAADGHEVVRLVRRAPRTAEEVRWDPAAGRVDRAGLAGCTAVVNLAGAGIGDRRWTDAYKRELYDSRVLGTKTLATAVASLDEPPRVFVNGSAIGYYGDTGDRAVDESAPAGEGFLPSMCVDWEAAARPAQDAGIRTAFARSGLVVARSGGAWGRMFPLFKAGLGGRLGNGRQYWSFIALRDEVAALRHLLARDDLSGPFNLTAPTPVTNREVTAAMGRALHRPTLFPAPAPALRLVLGEMAGDVLGSQRVLPARLLESGFTFTHPTIAAAIRAALK; encoded by the coding sequence ATGGAGCCTACGCGTCCGCAGCCCTCGGACTCTTCGGAACAGCCCTCCCGCGTCGCCGTCGCCGGTGCCTCCGGGCTCATCGGATCGGCCCTGACGCGCTCCCTGGCCGCCGACGGACACGAGGTGGTGCGGCTCGTCCGGCGCGCCCCGCGCACGGCGGAGGAAGTGCGCTGGGACCCCGCCGCGGGCCGCGTGGACAGGGCGGGGCTCGCGGGCTGCACCGCCGTGGTCAATCTGGCGGGCGCCGGGATCGGCGACCGGCGCTGGACGGACGCCTACAAGCGGGAGCTGTACGACAGCAGGGTGCTCGGCACGAAGACGCTGGCCACCGCCGTGGCCTCGCTCGACGAGCCGCCCCGGGTGTTCGTGAACGGCAGCGCGATCGGCTACTACGGGGACACCGGTGACCGCGCGGTGGACGAGAGCGCCCCCGCGGGCGAGGGCTTCCTGCCGTCGATGTGCGTGGACTGGGAGGCGGCGGCCCGGCCCGCCCAGGACGCGGGCATCCGCACGGCCTTCGCGCGCAGCGGCCTGGTCGTCGCGCGCTCGGGCGGCGCGTGGGGGCGGATGTTCCCGCTGTTCAAGGCCGGCCTCGGCGGGCGGCTCGGGAACGGGCGGCAGTACTGGAGCTTCATCGCGCTGCGCGACGAGGTCGCCGCCCTACGGCATCTCCTTGCCCGCGACGACCTGTCGGGCCCCTTCAACCTGACGGCGCCGACGCCGGTGACCAACCGCGAGGTGACGGCCGCGATGGGCCGGGCGCTGCACCGGCCGACGCTGTTCCCGGCCCCTGCCCCCGCCCTGCGCCTGGTGCTCGGGGAGATGGCCGGGGACGTCCTCGGCAGCCAACGGGTGCTGCCCGCACGGCTGTTGGAGTCCGGCTTCACCTTCACGCACCCGACGATCGCCGCCGCGATCCGAGCGGCACTGAAATAG
- a CDS encoding RDD family protein — MDNRQAIGSWLSGPRAAAEDAGVDFGYRGERLGLPEEGPGSIARPGRRLGAIAVDWALVMVIAYGLFARDNAQAAGNWALGLLFVMSVLTVGTVGCTPGKRLFGLRVIAEDGGRLGIGRVAVRSVLLCLGVPAIIWDRDGRGLHDRLARAVQVRG, encoded by the coding sequence GTGGACAACAGGCAAGCAATCGGATCGTGGCTCTCCGGCCCCCGCGCGGCGGCGGAGGACGCGGGCGTCGACTTCGGATACCGGGGAGAGCGGCTCGGCCTGCCCGAGGAGGGCCCGGGTTCCATCGCGCGTCCGGGCCGCAGGCTCGGGGCGATCGCCGTCGACTGGGCCCTGGTCATGGTGATCGCGTACGGCCTGTTCGCGCGGGACAACGCGCAGGCGGCGGGCAACTGGGCGCTCGGTCTGCTCTTCGTGATGAGCGTCCTGACCGTCGGCACGGTCGGCTGCACGCCGGGCAAGCGGCTCTTCGGTCTGCGCGTCATCGCCGAGGACGGCGGCCGTCTCGGCATCGGCCGCGTGGCGGTGCGCAGCGTGCTGCTCTGCCTCGGTGTCCCCGCCATCATCTGGGACCGCGACGGCCGCGGCCTCCACGACCGCCTGGCCCGCGCGGTGCAGGTGCGCGGCTAG
- a CDS encoding regulator → MTERPPQRTPNRQLAALIAEAGFSNAGLARRVDQLGLEHGLDLRYDKTSVTRWLRGQQPRGTTPALIAEVFTRRLGRRLSAQDLGLDACAPVYAGLEFAASPEEAIDIVGGLWRKDSGSHAELRKIAFTPAGLVVPSRDWLIGRADERVARGGEPPQNPRVPPQGRPGVPRQRRDTDRGPGHRVSGGDIAALRSVGELFRALDHAYGGGHARQALVRYLEHEAEPMLRGTYNEQAGRRLFAAAADLTRLAGWTSYDIAAHGLAQRYFVQALRLSQAAGDRAYGSYVLVTMSRQAVYLGHGREAVQLARVAQQGVGSSAPPVVQALLHAVEARGHGVLGEVRACTASMVRAERALEAARPGDEVPYWARFFDEAQLADEFAHCNRDLQQYRAAAQHAERSLQLRAPGYARSRLFCRVVLATSRLGLGELEQACQLGAEAAQAAGEMRSVRAVEYVRDFERRLEPYRDAAPVRGYRDKVAALG, encoded by the coding sequence ATGACGGAACGACCCCCGCAGCGCACCCCCAACCGCCAGCTCGCCGCACTCATCGCGGAAGCCGGATTCTCCAATGCGGGCCTGGCCCGTCGCGTCGATCAGCTAGGGCTCGAACACGGGCTCGACCTCAGGTACGACAAAACATCGGTGACACGCTGGCTGCGCGGCCAGCAGCCGCGCGGTACGACGCCCGCGCTGATCGCCGAGGTCTTCACCCGCCGCCTCGGCCGCCGGCTCTCCGCGCAGGACCTCGGGCTCGACGCCTGCGCGCCCGTCTACGCGGGCCTGGAGTTCGCGGCGTCGCCCGAGGAGGCCATCGACATCGTCGGCGGCCTGTGGCGCAAGGACTCCGGCAGCCATGCCGAGCTGCGCAAGATCGCCTTCACCCCGGCCGGGCTCGTCGTGCCGAGCAGGGACTGGCTCATCGGCCGCGCCGACGAGCGCGTCGCCCGCGGCGGCGAGCCGCCGCAGAACCCGCGGGTGCCCCCGCAGGGCCGCCCCGGGGTGCCGCGCCAGCGCCGCGACACCGACCGCGGCCCCGGACACCGGGTGTCCGGCGGCGACATCGCGGCGCTGCGCTCCGTCGGCGAGCTGTTCCGCGCGCTCGACCACGCCTACGGCGGCGGCCACGCCCGCCAGGCCCTCGTGCGCTATCTGGAGCACGAGGCCGAGCCGATGCTCCGCGGCACCTACAACGAGCAGGCCGGGCGCCGCCTCTTCGCGGCCGCCGCCGACCTCACCCGGCTCGCGGGCTGGACGTCGTACGACATCGCGGCGCACGGCCTCGCCCAGCGGTACTTCGTGCAGGCCCTGCGCCTGTCCCAGGCGGCGGGCGACCGCGCGTACGGCTCCTACGTCCTGGTCACGATGAGCCGCCAGGCCGTCTATCTGGGCCACGGGCGCGAGGCCGTGCAGCTGGCCCGGGTCGCGCAGCAGGGCGTGGGTTCCTCCGCGCCGCCGGTGGTGCAGGCCCTGTTGCACGCCGTGGAGGCGCGCGGCCACGGCGTGCTCGGCGAGGTGCGGGCGTGCACGGCCTCCATGGTGCGCGCCGAGCGCGCCCTGGAAGCCGCCCGGCCGGGTGACGAGGTGCCGTACTGGGCGCGCTTCTTCGACGAGGCACAGCTCGCCGACGAGTTCGCGCACTGCAACCGCGATCTCCAGCAGTACCGCGCGGCCGCCCAGCACGCCGAGCGCTCCCTCCAGCTGCGGGCGCCCGGGTACGCCCGCTCCCGGCTCTTCTGCCGCGTCGTCCTGGCCACCTCGCGCCTGGGCCTCGGCGAGCTGGAGCAGGCCTGCCAGCTGGGCGCGGAGGCGGCCCAGGCGGCGGGCGAGATGCGCTCGGTGCGCGCGGTGGAGTACGTGCGCGACTTCGAGCGCCGCCTGGAGCCGTACCGGGACGCGGCTCCGGTACGCGGGTACCGCGACAAGGTCGCGGCGCTCGGCTGA
- the lipA gene encoding lipoyl synthase, with protein MSAVAPDGRKMLRLEVRNAQTPIERKPEWIKTRAKMGPEYTQMQKLVKSEGLHTVCQEAGCPNIYECWEDREATFLIGGDQCTRRCDFCQIDTGKPQALDRDEPRRVGESVVTMDLNYATITGVARDDLEDGGAWLYAETVRQIHTMTAAREAGHTKVELLIPDFNAEPDQLAEVFSSRPEVLAHNVETVPRIFKRIRPGFRYERSLKVITEARAAGLVTKSNLILGMGETREEVSEALQQLHDAGCELITITQYLRPSVRHHPVERWVKPQEFVELKEEAEEIGFSGVMSGPLVRSSYRAGRLYQMAIERRGAYVASQAV; from the coding sequence GTGTCCGCAGTCGCACCCGACGGACGCAAGATGCTGCGCCTGGAGGTCCGGAACGCCCAGACCCCCATCGAGCGCAAGCCCGAGTGGATCAAGACCCGGGCGAAAATGGGCCCCGAGTACACGCAGATGCAGAAGCTCGTGAAGAGCGAGGGCCTGCACACGGTCTGCCAGGAGGCGGGCTGTCCCAACATCTACGAGTGCTGGGAGGACCGCGAGGCGACGTTCCTCATCGGCGGTGACCAGTGCACGCGGCGCTGCGACTTCTGCCAGATCGACACCGGCAAGCCGCAGGCCCTCGACCGCGACGAGCCGCGTCGCGTCGGTGAGTCCGTCGTCACGATGGACCTGAACTACGCCACGATCACCGGCGTCGCGCGCGACGACCTGGAGGACGGCGGCGCCTGGCTGTACGCGGAGACCGTGCGCCAGATCCACACCATGACCGCGGCGCGCGAGGCCGGGCACACCAAGGTCGAGCTGCTGATCCCCGACTTCAACGCGGAGCCGGACCAGCTCGCCGAGGTCTTCTCGTCCCGCCCCGAGGTGCTCGCCCACAACGTGGAGACGGTGCCGCGCATCTTCAAGCGCATCCGCCCCGGCTTCCGCTACGAGCGCTCCCTGAAGGTCATCACCGAGGCCCGCGCGGCGGGCCTGGTCACCAAGTCGAACCTGATCCTCGGCATGGGCGAGACCCGCGAGGAGGTCAGCGAGGCGCTCCAGCAGCTGCACGACGCGGGCTGCGAGCTCATCACGATCACCCAGTACCTGCGCCCGTCGGTGCGCCACCACCCGGTGGAGCGCTGGGTCAAGCCGCAGGAGTTCGTCGAGCTCAAGGAGGAGGCCGAGGAGATCGGCTTCTCCGGCGTCATGTCGGGCCCGCTGGTCCGCTCCTCGTACCGCGCGGGGCGGCTCTACCAGATGGCCATCGAGCGCCGCGGCGCGTACGTCGCCTCGCAGGCGGTCTGA
- a CDS encoding DUF4240 domain-containing protein: protein MDETEFWEIVDSTREAADGDPEDHAELLVERLLRADPDAVLDFARHFEARYNRAYRWDLWGAAWVLLDGVSDDAFDYFRCWLIGQGREVFEGALHDPDSLADLLDGFDEELDGDGEELGYAADEAYEQLTGVVAPDLGIAPAPPEPEGTPIDFEDDAVLAQRYPKLWERFAAP, encoded by the coding sequence ATGGACGAGACGGAGTTCTGGGAGATCGTGGACAGCACCCGGGAGGCCGCGGACGGCGACCCGGAGGACCACGCCGAGCTGCTGGTCGAGCGGTTGCTGCGGGCCGACCCGGACGCCGTGCTCGACTTCGCGCGGCACTTCGAGGCCCGCTACAACCGCGCCTACCGCTGGGACCTGTGGGGCGCCGCGTGGGTGCTGCTCGACGGCGTGAGCGACGACGCCTTCGACTACTTCCGGTGCTGGCTCATCGGGCAGGGCCGCGAGGTCTTCGAGGGCGCCCTGCACGACCCGGACTCCCTCGCCGACCTCCTCGACGGCTTCGACGAGGAGCTCGACGGCGACGGCGAGGAGCTCGGCTACGCCGCCGACGAGGCGTACGAGCAGCTCACCGGGGTCGTGGCGCCCGACCTGGGCATCGCCCCCGCCCCGCCGGAGCCGGAGGGCACCCCGATCGACTTCGAGGACGACGCGGTGCTCGCGCAGCGGTACCCCAAGCTGTGGGAGCGGTTCGCGGCCCCCTGA
- a CDS encoding PP2C family protein-serine/threonine phosphatase, translating into MPRPAVGRRSARDPDWPSRAPTPPWMRWPAPVLLVLTVVIQVLTPKTLDLSFLLAAVPPLAALAYGPAATALIGGLVLLLLNLPRYDLGHPGESDTATVAFVAVLSVLFAAVRSRRDAQLITVRTVAEAAQFAVLPPLPERVGPVRCAGLYRAAQRGTLVGGDLFDVRRWPGGVRAMVGDVQGHGLAAVGTVAALIGAFREAALDEPDLEGVAARLDRRLVTDAEEAGAAGGAAGGEPGELFATAVLLEFGGEADELRLVSCGHPPPLLLRDGTVAELQVSPGPPLGLGIAGVAPPRETVVGLRPGDWLLTVTDGVTEARDASGAFYPLAARLPALFEAEQDDPAALTDAIWRDLVRFSGGVRDDVALLVFAWER; encoded by the coding sequence ATGCCCAGGCCCGCGGTAGGGCGGCGGAGCGCGCGCGACCCCGACTGGCCGAGCCGCGCTCCCACCCCGCCCTGGATGCGCTGGCCCGCGCCCGTGCTCCTGGTCCTGACCGTGGTCATCCAGGTCCTCACGCCCAAGACCCTCGACCTGAGCTTCCTGCTCGCGGCCGTCCCGCCGCTCGCCGCCCTCGCCTACGGGCCCGCCGCCACCGCGCTCATCGGCGGCCTCGTGCTCCTGCTGCTCAACCTGCCGCGCTACGACCTCGGCCACCCCGGCGAGAGCGACACCGCGACCGTGGCCTTCGTGGCCGTGCTCAGCGTGCTCTTCGCCGCCGTCCGCAGCCGCAGGGACGCCCAGCTCATCACCGTCCGCACCGTCGCCGAGGCCGCGCAGTTCGCGGTGCTTCCGCCGCTGCCGGAGCGGGTGGGCCCGGTGCGCTGCGCGGGCCTGTACCGGGCGGCGCAGCGCGGCACCCTGGTCGGCGGCGACCTCTTCGACGTCCGCCGGTGGCCGGGCGGCGTGCGGGCCATGGTCGGCGACGTACAGGGCCACGGCCTCGCGGCCGTCGGGACGGTGGCCGCGCTGATCGGCGCCTTCCGTGAGGCCGCCCTCGACGAGCCCGACCTGGAGGGCGTCGCCGCCCGGCTCGACCGGCGCCTGGTCACCGACGCCGAGGAGGCCGGGGCCGCCGGGGGCGCGGCGGGCGGCGAGCCCGGCGAACTCTTCGCCACCGCCGTGCTCCTGGAGTTCGGGGGCGAGGCCGACGAGCTGCGCCTGGTCTCCTGCGGCCATCCGCCGCCGCTGCTCCTGCGCGACGGCACCGTCGCCGAGCTCCAGGTGTCCCCGGGCCCGCCGCTCGGCCTCGGCATCGCCGGGGTCGCGCCGCCTCGCGAGACCGTGGTGGGGCTGCGCCCCGGCGACTGGCTCCTGACCGTGACGGACGGCGTGACGGAGGCACGGGACGCCTCCGGGGCCTTCTATCCGCTGGCGGCGCGCCTTCCCGCGCTCTTCGAGGCCGAGCAGGACGACCCGGCGGCCCTGACGGACGCGATCTGGCGGGATCTGGTGCGGTTCTCCGGCGGCGTACGGGACGACGTGGCGCTCCTGGTGTTCGCCTGGGAGCGCTGA
- a CDS encoding GNAT family N-acetyltransferase, producing the protein MQQTYIRAARAGDDDVLARLDRENWSTVHSVQPRPAPPHEPFFSERFGPRDHLVAEVEGRIVGYIRLGFPTPLAVNAHVRQILGFVVAEETRGKGVGRELIRAVVAEARRQGARRLTLRVLGHNTPARTLYESEGFVTEGVLPGEFLLDGQYVDDVLMGRTL; encoded by the coding sequence ATGCAGCAGACGTACATACGCGCGGCCCGCGCGGGCGACGACGACGTGCTGGCCCGCCTGGACCGCGAGAACTGGTCCACCGTGCACTCCGTGCAGCCCCGCCCCGCACCTCCGCACGAGCCGTTCTTCTCCGAACGCTTCGGCCCCCGCGACCACTTGGTCGCCGAGGTGGAAGGGCGGATCGTCGGCTACATCCGGCTCGGCTTCCCCACCCCGCTCGCCGTCAACGCGCACGTGCGCCAGATCCTCGGCTTCGTCGTCGCCGAGGAGACACGCGGCAAGGGCGTGGGCCGGGAGCTGATCAGGGCGGTCGTGGCCGAGGCCCGCCGCCAGGGCGCGCGCCGCCTCACCCTGCGGGTGCTCGGCCACAACACGCCCGCCCGCACGCTGTACGAGTCCGAGGGCTTCGTGACCGAGGGCGTGCTTCCGGGGGAGTTCCTCCTGGACGGGCAGTACGTGGACGACGTGCTGATGGGCCGCACTCTGTGA
- a CDS encoding NAD(P)/FAD-dependent oxidoreductase — MPEPAHHADVVIVGAGVSGLSAAHQLNRAGVTTVILEAAPYVGGRMSTEKVDGFRLDRIGQLLSTSYPELRHTPGLDALALRPFAPGLLVHSEGQHHRTAEFLGSQSPRRARGALHAARALASAPRVPRPVRTAARTPLRTSRPPARSTPLGSALDQARLGAALARLAATPVRRLLARPELPAARALSARGLPARTIEGFLRPLLSALLCDPDLTTSSRCADLALHAFARGRLCLPEGGADVLPELLAAALPPGTVRTGVRVTAVAANRVTTAEHGELTCRGVLLATDARAAAELLPGLRVPSFHPVTVVHHAAPEPPLAEPALLLDADRRGPVAHTAVVSHVDPTRAPAGRFLVSSTVLGPPPDDLDRTVLAHLAELYGTPTDRWEPLAVHHTREAVPAMPPPHDLRRPVRLLSGLYVCGDHRDTSTVQGALHSGRRAAHAVLTDLGITPTHTEARLPTAA, encoded by the coding sequence GTGCCAGAGCCTGCGCACCATGCGGATGTCGTCATCGTGGGAGCCGGGGTCTCGGGACTGTCGGCCGCACACCAGCTGAACAGGGCCGGGGTAACGACCGTCATCCTGGAGGCCGCCCCTTACGTCGGGGGCCGCATGTCGACCGAGAAGGTGGACGGATTCCGGCTCGACAGGATCGGGCAGCTGCTCAGCACGTCGTATCCGGAACTACGTCACACTCCGGGGCTCGACGCGCTCGCCCTACGCCCGTTCGCACCCGGCCTTCTCGTCCACAGTGAGGGGCAGCACCACCGCACCGCCGAGTTCCTCGGCAGCCAGAGCCCCCGGCGCGCACGGGGCGCACTCCATGCGGCGCGCGCCCTCGCGAGCGCCCCCCGCGTGCCGCGTCCGGTCCGCACGGCCGCGCGCACGCCCCTGCGGACGTCACGGCCGCCCGCACGCAGCACTCCGCTGGGGAGCGCGCTCGACCAGGCCCGGCTCGGCGCCGCCCTGGCCCGGCTCGCCGCGACCCCCGTGCGGCGGCTGCTCGCGCGCCCCGAACTCCCGGCCGCGCGGGCCCTGTCCGCCCGCGGCCTGCCCGCCCGCACCATCGAGGGCTTCCTGCGCCCGCTGCTGTCCGCGCTGCTCTGCGACCCCGACCTGACGACGTCCAGCCGGTGCGCCGACCTCGCCCTGCACGCCTTCGCGCGGGGCCGTCTGTGTCTGCCCGAGGGCGGCGCCGACGTCCTGCCCGAGCTGCTCGCGGCCGCGCTGCCGCCGGGAACGGTGCGCACCGGCGTCCGCGTCACCGCGGTGGCCGCCAACCGCGTCACGACCGCCGAGCACGGCGAGCTGACCTGCCGCGGCGTCCTGCTCGCCACCGACGCCCGCGCCGCCGCCGAGCTGCTTCCGGGCCTTCGCGTGCCGTCCTTCCACCCGGTGACCGTCGTGCACCACGCGGCCCCGGAGCCGCCGCTCGCCGAGCCCGCGCTGCTCCTGGACGCCGACCGGCGGGGTCCGGTCGCGCACACGGCCGTCGTCAGCCACGTCGATCCCACGCGCGCGCCCGCGGGCCGCTTCCTCGTCTCGTCGACCGTCCTCGGCCCGCCGCCGGACGACCTCGACCGCACCGTGCTCGCCCATCTCGCCGAGCTGTACGGCACGCCGACGGACCGGTGGGAGCCGCTCGCGGTGCACCACACCCGCGAGGCGGTGCCCGCGATGCCGCCGCCGCACGACCTGCGCCGCCCGGTGCGGCTCCTGTCGGGCCTGTACGTGTGCGGCGACCACCGCGACACCAGCACGGTGCAGGGCGCCCTGCACTCGGGCCGACGCGCGGCCCACGCCGTCCTGACCGACCTCGGCATCACTCCCACGCACACCGAGGCCCGCCTCCCGACCGCCGCGTAG
- a CDS encoding DUF4191 domain-containing protein: MARKETTAADAAANPGRLKQIALTYKMTRRTDSKIGLVIAAVGIVTFGVFLAIGLWIDHPVYLGILGFVLAFLAMAIVFGRRAERAAFGQMEGQPGAAAAVLDKIGRGWTTTPAVAMNRSQDVVHRTVGKAGIVLVAEGNPNRVKPLLAAEKKKMARIVADVPVHDVIVGTGEGQVELKKLRTTLLKLPRVLQGPQVTATNDRLKAMGDLMSNMPLPKGPMPKNVRMPRGPKAR, encoded by the coding sequence ATGGCGAGGAAGGAAACCACCGCGGCGGACGCCGCGGCGAACCCGGGGCGACTCAAGCAGATCGCTCTCACGTACAAGATGACCCGGCGGACCGACTCCAAGATCGGTCTCGTCATCGCAGCTGTGGGAATCGTCACCTTCGGTGTCTTCCTCGCGATCGGCCTCTGGATCGACCACCCCGTTTATCTCGGCATCCTGGGCTTCGTGCTCGCCTTCCTCGCGATGGCGATCGTCTTCGGACGCCGCGCCGAGCGGGCGGCCTTCGGGCAGATGGAAGGCCAGCCCGGCGCGGCGGCCGCGGTGCTCGACAAGATCGGTCGCGGCTGGACGACGACCCCCGCGGTCGCGATGAACCGCAGCCAGGACGTGGTGCACCGCACCGTCGGCAAGGCGGGCATCGTCCTCGTCGCCGAGGGCAACCCGAACCGCGTGAAGCCGCTGCTGGCCGCCGAGAAGAAGAAGATGGCCCGCATCGTCGCGGACGTCCCCGTGCACGACGTCATCGTCGGCACCGGCGAGGGCCAGGTCGAGCTGAAGAAGCTGCGCACCACGCTCCTGAAGCTCCCCCGCGTCCTCCAGGGCCCCCAGGTGACGGCGACCAACGACCGCCTGAAGGCCATGGGCGACCTCATGAGCAACATGCCCCTGCCGAAGGGGCCGATGCCGAAGAACGTGCGCATGCCGCGCGGTCCGAAGGCGCGGTAG